TAAAAAAGACATGTCAACTAGAAAAAGTAAGTCCAATTTGTGAAGCATGTTGATACCCAAAAGCTGAGGTCTTGTAAAGGCCCACAAACTTAATAGGGCActagaggaagaagaagtgaagaaccTCGACTTTGTAGTTTGTAGGCGCCGATCTGAAACCAGAGAAGAACGGAGATGCAGCGAAGCATGCCTTCTATCTATGCTTAAGTGTATCTTCCACCAATTGAGTCATTATTTTTCAGCCCTTTTAACCTAATAATAATGGGCTGAGCCTAGCTCTGCCTAACTTCTTATGTTCAGGATTTCCAAGGCCTAGACCCCTTTGAAAGTTTCAATTGTAATAGCCTTTTGCATTGCCAGCCTTATCATTTGTTTCATTTAATATGCAAGGGAACTTGTACTTCGCGTAAATAAAACTAATCCCATGCACCTAaagtcatttatttatttaatgccAATAATAGCACAGGCTGACGTGGACAAGGTCCTCTTGCTTTCTCTTCATCTGACGTGGACGACCTTCTAATGATACCAAATGAAAACGGTAAATTCACTGTACTGAAGAAAGTACTagaatcttctttttttggttccaaCCAGGATGACCAAATCGATGACGTGTCGTGTTTTGATTTGTGTTCAATCCGGCTCCAATAAACCATATTCGTATAAGATTATAGCTTCGCATGTGCTCCCATGGTGGTTTCCTATCTATAAAAGTAAATAAGTGTCGACTTTCAATCCTTCTGTTTCCTCCCTTGCGCAATCTCGCAAGAGCTTTATCAAAGCTCGCTGTTTCTTCTACCCCtataactctctctctctctctctgagtcCCATATCTATTTATGGCGTCACAGGCTAGCCTCCTCCTTCAAAAACAGCTTAAAGGTAATCGACGATCGATTTTTTTCGTCGCGTTTTGTTGTTTTAATTAAATGATGTGTCCTGGGTGTTTTCGATCGGGTTTTGATGGATCGGGTTTTTTGGGTGCAGATCTTTGTAAGAATCCGGTTGATGGATTCTCGGCTGGATTGGTCGATGAGATTAATATATTTGAATGGAGCGTTACAATTATTGGGCCGCCCGATACTCTTTAgtatgtttgaacttttcaattttCCCCTCAGAGTTTCATTCGATTAACATTTTTGGGATAAATTTTGTGTCTTTGTATTCAAATTCTGTGTCAGTTATGTTTTGTgtgatgtattttgtgtatcTTTAGGTGATTGAATATCGAGGGTTGAGTCAATAGTTGAGATTTTGGTTTCATGAATACTTTAGGCgttaaatttttgtttaaaatttcattaattATAATGAATTTGAGGCTAGCTGAATGATATGAGGTTCTTTGAACCGTTGACAGTGGTCTGTGCTTAAATTTCAGGTTTTGAATTCCATTTTTGTGTCCATCAGGCATATGGGGTTTCAAAATGGATTGAGTATTTATGTTGAGGTGCTGGTAGTTGGGAGAGGGAAATGAATTGGTGATAGCGTCACACAAGTATCAGAGTACAAGTCTGCTTCAGGACATGTGTACTGCTTTTATCTATGGCTTTTATATGCACACTCCTTAGTCCTTATGAAATGAGCGTTTAAAAGTCTCTTCCTAGTTAGCCATGGAATGCCATTTTTTCTGCATCACTTGTCTACTggtggtttttcttttcttactgGATGAGTTTGGCATTGCTTATTTCAAATTGTTTCTGCGTAATTTTGTCTATTTTATTACTGTGATTATAGTCTCTATGTATTGTTATGTTTATGGATTAAGTATCATATAGACTTAATGTACCGGGGATCCCTGCATTGCTGCAATGTTAATGTTTGGAGTCTAATGTATTCAGGAATCGGTTTGTCACTTTGGCCTTGGTTTTCTACTAGTGTGGTTTTGTAGGATTTCTGCTAACTTAGCTATGTATTATTCTCAAGTCATTTTGGTTGTCCGAATCTTTCTTGATTGCCATCAAATCATCATTCCTCTTTTGTAAAACTTAGAATCATTCATTATACGGCTTATGTTGTCTTGAATCATTCATTGGAGGGATTATGTTGTCTCTATGACCTCATGTATTTCTTTCTGTATTACTCTGTCATATGATCTCTATTAGCTACGTCCCTAACTTGGAACTTGCAATATGGTAAATGCTTCAAGTAATGGTATGCTGCATTTTTATGTTCTTTACTGGAAATATTCTAATTTCAGCGAGGGTGGATTCTTCAATGCCATCATGAGCTTCCCGTCCAATTACCCAAATAGTCCACCAACGGTGAAGTTTACTTCAGAGATCTGGCATCCTAATGGTTAGTTTGTAGTCTCTTGTATAATTTCtgatatctttacctatcaTTGGTCACTGCTCATCATATATGTTAATGAATTTTTTAATGTACGAATTACAGTTTACTCTGATGGTCGTGTTTGCATATCAATTCTTCATCCTCCTGGTGATGATCCTAATGGATATGAGCTTGCAAGCGAGAGATGGACGCCTGTCCACACGGTATGTGTTAAAATGCCAATCTATTGCCTCTACTTGGTGCCTTTATTTGTGCCTAATTGATTTTTTCTATAAATTCTACTTCAGCAAAATCAGTTAGCCCGGTAGCTTCGTTTTCTTGCTGCAATTCATCTTTTTCTAGTAATTCTGGAGCTTCCTGTGCACCAATATTATGCTTTCCTGGTGCATCTTCTACTTTTGCTGCCATGATATGACATTCTTCTACCTGTACCTGCTAAAATTGAACTTCTGCTCAAACTAAATTTGCCTATTCTAGCTGAGAAAAATTTCTTGCATAATGCACTTAGCCACTTACAAATTGTGAATTGTATATGACAGGTTGAAAGTATTGTTTTGAGTATCATATCGATGCTTTCCAGTCCAAATGATGAATCCCCTGCAAATGTTGAGGCTGCAGTAAGTATCACGGCTCTATTGATTCCAtatctttctttcttgtctACTTTGGGTTCttttatgatgagtattttcactTCCGACACGGAAAGATTTTGCTAATTTTATGTCCACTCCCTAGAAGTAGTTATGCAAGTCAAAAGTCTCAATGTGATAATTGTGCAACAAATAGGCTTGTTCCCTTCctttctatttcttcttttgtttgcaAATAAATATTGCAGTATGGTAACATTGAGCAGATTGGATTGGTTCCTTAGATTTGCTGATAGGCACATGTTTCTTATTGGTCAAGTGAAGTCTGCAAGGATGTGATGTCATATCATTCATAAAATGTCAGTTTTTTTTGGGACAACTCAGCttctttttaatatattattattattggctTGAGAGAGGACTCAAAGCTTAAGGAGCAGGATTTGGAGATTATCATTACTACCGTTgtgtttcctttttcctttcaaaTGATCATGAAATCCCAGAGGACCTTGTCTTTGACTCTTtaattgaagagaaaaaaagggaTTGAACGATATTGAAAGGGGGATAAGGCTGGTGTATGGCATGGTTGCAGGGGATAGAGATGTTAATTTCTCTACTTAAAAAGCATTGTCGTATTTGAGGAGTTAAAATTAGTGTCGCATGCCCTCTGAACTCTTTAAGTGATTAAAGGAAGAACCAAGGCTAGTTCCCAGGTTCGAATCCCTTCTCATGCAAAATAATACATGACTTATCACAAAAAGAAAGTGATAAAAGGAGGAAAATTAAATTTTGCATCACCTAGAAGGTAGAACAATTTATAGCTCTGAATTTGCAGGAACTATATAAGTGAATCTCCGCTatagcagaaaaaaaaaaaaggatgaacCTACTCACTCGTATGCAGCAAGTTTGTGCATGAAGAATCTGTCTTTTCCTGTAAATGGTCCTATTGTATTTCCTTAATGATGTCTTTTTGATATAATTCTGTTAGCACGAATTGTAGAGCGCCCAGGAAACTTGCTGATTAGTTTCATTGAACACTTGGAACTATTGTCATCTGGTTAGGGAAAGTTGGGTaaattttagtgattttttcATTTTACTTTAGTGATGATTGAACTAGATGATGCATGTGAAGGTATATTTGGCATGATCTTTTTTATCTAATCTATGTTTCTTGCTGTAGCAATGTTAATATTGGTGCTTCGGGTTTTATATAACATATTGGTTTATTGATGTCTTATTGCAGAAGgaatggagagagaggagggatgATTTCAAGAAGAAGGTCAGCCGATGCGTGAGGAAGTCGCAGGAGATGTTGTGATCAGCTGCCTGTGCTTTGCTTAGCTAAATGCCTGAAGAGAGCAATGTCCTTAATTTACTGTGTGAGAGGGAACTGGTTCACTGGGTAATATGTAGAATGCCATTGGAAACTCTCACACCCATCTCTTTTGCCTCTATCCCATCATTTCTGCGCTATCCGGTAATTGTAAACTTGGGACAATTCTGTACGCAAAAAGCTTTGCTTTGTCAAGTCCTCTGTCTCCTTTTGTCTTCGTTTAGATCATTCGTTATTTGGCTTTTGCTtctgttttttgttcttttaactGATAATACTGTTCTACTTCAGGTACCAACTGTCTGTCGTCTTAAAAGTCCAATTtggtttttgcttctttttttttataaatatattctTTCCTTGAATTAACTAAATTCTTATTCATAAttagaagaaaacacaaaatgcTCAGTTCTTCATAGTTCAATACAGAAACAGCACTAGAGAGGCTACAGCGTTCAGAACGATGAAAAGAGCAAAAGATTCtaatgaaaagagaaaaagagacgATACTAACAATTCCACTCATACtaacgagaggtggttcggttgataATCGGTTGAGTTAGGTATATTCGGTTGATAATTGATTGAGTTAGGTATACATgtgttcaatgtttgattctggtatttaaaaaataaaaaataaaaatccactcataacattttatattataatttaaccTGATTTTAGGAGGAGTTGACAGAATTGTAGTCAATTTTAGCATTTGAAGTTGCAGCCCCTCCCTCCCTATAAAAGTACTTCATATGTAATTTGTGATTTCGTATACTTTAATAGCAGGTAGGGTTTATCATGGGTCGGGCTGGTTGATTATTGGCTAATAATCTAACTGACCCAACTAATCGACTTTGAGTTAAATACAAACTCATTATCTTACCCAATTTTTTGAGTCGGGTAATGGTTGTCAACCGACATTGTAAATTGATTGATGAGTCAAGTGATGGGTACACCTGACTTTTTGTTTATTACCCTATACTTGAGTTTGCAAAATAGACATACAGATACAGTACTTCATTCAGTCAAAATGGTATATACAACAAAagtgaattttcaaaaaaaaaaaacaaatattccATATAAAACAGATGCTATAAATGAGTAAATCTGATAATCCATAGTTCCATCATCCATAATCCATAGTTCCATCATCCATGATCGAGAATGCTAGAAGATATTGAGTCCTGGCCTTCGCGTAATCGCTTGTGACGAGTTTGTGTCTTTAACGCTTTGTGATTCAGTCTAGGGCACAGAGACTGAGAGAGACAGTCTTGGCCTTCGCTTAATCACTTGATGAGTTGATGTAGAGAGCAGATTCGGGCTTAATTTTAGCTTTGGAATGGGTAAATCTTTGGGTTTGGGTCTCCTTTAGTCTTTGGGTTGGGGTGGGTAAATCTTTGGGTTTAGCTTAGGTTTTGGGCTCATAATtgtaaatatttaattataaatgTCGGTTGACCGATAATTATCGGTCAATCGACTTTTGAGTATATTGAAAATCATCATCCGATTCATCTTTACATGGATCGGATGAAATTATCTGTTCGACTTTATGAATTGGTTGTTGGTTGATTatcgatcgatcggtaatgatCGAAAAAATTGATGCATGCTAAATTCTAATCGCACAAATGgaaatgtgattttttttaaatatccgGAGGGTGGACCCAGCACCGAATTCCGTTACGTGTGTCAGCACCAGATTCATATTCGCACAAAGACAAAATCGTGCTATGACGTCTTGTTTTCGCAAGTGAGGAACTCAAGTCCAAATAGGCAAGACTTCCCTTCGGTCTACGACTACCAGACGCTCTTGAGTTCGATTTCTTAGCATCTTTCCAAACATTCCTCGGATCACAATATTCCCTATTTGTTAATCTCAAACCCACCCGTTAAAGCCCTGGATTTCTCACTTTAATTAAGGTTAATTAAGATTACAAATCCATTTTTTTCTTGTCAATTTTGATTCTGTTGTGTTTTGCGAGCTGTAGTTTGGTGTGATTTCGGTTATGGAGGAGCTATCATCATAATATACCAGCTTTTCTTGATTTTGAAGTttccaattttatttctttaataaTTGGATGTCTGGTGAAAGAAATTTCGATTTCTTTGCCTTGTTTTTTGGACTATAAATACCACTCTCCGATCTCTATATTTCGTAAATCGAAAGTGTAGTTACTAATTAGGGCTTGGGTCACTTTCCTCTGTAGCTCACAATCAGGTCCTTCTCCTGCGTCTGTTTCTCTGATCTGTGATTCAACGTATTTAAACTGAATTTTATGTATATTGTTTGATTGGTCTTTGGTATCTGTAGGCGTTGAGTTTTGTGGAGGAGATCTGAGCAATGGCGAGCAATTCATCAAACGGTGAGCAGCAGACAACTAAGCCACCTCCATCCCCATCTCCATTGCGCTTTTCCAAGTTTTTTCAGGTGAAGATTAGATCTTTTACAAGTTTCTGCATTACCTTGGATACAATGCTAAGTTTTGATGATTCTGTGCGTTGGTGGTATTACATAACTGTGATCTATGGCTGATCGTTTATGTAGCTTAATATATTTTCCATGAACCAAATTTATGGTTGAAAAGAGTAGTTTAGGGGAGTGATTTTAGTGGGGCCATTTTTGTGTGGATGATTGGTTGCATAACTAGCCACACCTCAATGCAGTTGAAAGTGGTATATAATGTTTTGATTTTAATGGCATACCAGCATTCCTTGACCTCCAACAATTAACCAAGTCATTTAACATTGATTCTGTGTGTTGATGCTCGCCTTTAATCACAAATATGAAGATTGTGTTTCTTCATGTTCTGGAGAGAAAATTGAAGAGATTCATCTCTGGTTCCTAGTACTGAGATTTTACGTTGACCCTTGATATCTGAAAATGTAGCTTTCAGCTTTTTCAATCCTCAGTTTCAATAATCTTTGATTTGCTTCACTGGAATAGGAGAAGTACTTT
This genomic stretch from Tripterygium wilfordii isolate XIE 37 chromosome 22, ASM1340144v1, whole genome shotgun sequence harbors:
- the LOC119992314 gene encoding ubiquitin-conjugating enzyme E2 7, with amino-acid sequence MASQASLLLQKQLKDLCKNPVDGFSAGLVDEINIFEWSVTIIGPPDTLYEGGFFNAIMSFPSNYPNSPPTVKFTSEIWHPNVYSDGRVCISILHPPGDDPNGYELASERWTPVHTVESIVLSIISMLSSPNDESPANVEAAKEWRERRDDFKKKVSRCVRKSQEML